Below is a genomic region from Kribbella qitaiheensis.
GCCGGTGCAGCGCGTCGGGCTGTACGTGCCGGGTGGGCGTGCGCCGCTCGCCTCCAGCGTCGTGATGAACGTCGTACCGGCGCAGGTGGCCGGCGTCCAGTCGCTTGCTGTTGCCTCGCCGCCGCAAAAGGACTTCGGGGGCCTTCCGCACCCGACTGTGCTCGCCGTCTGCGCGATGCTCGGGATCGAGGAGGTGTACGCGATGGGCGGCTCGCAGGCGATCGCCGGGTTCGCGTACGGCTTCGAGGGCTGCCGCAAGGTCAACCTGATCACCGGTCCGGGCAACATCTACGTGGTCGCGGCCAAGCGGTTCGTGCAGAGCGAGGTCGGGATCGACTCCGAGGCCGGCCCGACCGAGATCGCCGTACTGGCTGATGACACCGCGGACGCCGCTCACGTCGCGGCCGACCTGATCAGCCAGGCCGAGCACGACCCGATGGCTGCCAGCGTGCTGGTGACTCCGAGCGAGGCGCTGGCGACAGCCGTCGAGGCCGAGTTGCCGAAGCAGGTCGCGAAGACCAAGCACCGGGAGCGGGTCGAGGAAGCACTCGGCGGGCAGCAGTCGGCCGTAGTACTGGTCGATGATCTTGATCAGGGCACTGCTGTGGTGGACGCGTACGCCGCCGAGCACCTGGAGATCCAGACGGTCGATGCCGAGGAGCGGGCCGCGTTGATCAGCAACGCCGGCGCGATCTTCGTCGGCGGTTGGTCGCCGGTCTCGCTGGGCGACTACTGCGCGGGGTCGAACCACGTCCTGCCCACGGCCGGTTGCGCGTGCCACTCGTCCGGTCTTTCTGTCCGTAGCTTCCTGAAGGCTGTGCACGTGATCAACTACAGCCGGCAGGCGCTCGCCGAGGTCGCCCAGCACGTCGTGAACCTCGCGCACGCGGAGGACCTGCCGGGTCACGCCGCCGCCGTCACCGCCCGCTTCCCAGAAGCGCCGGCCGCGACCTCGGAGCCGGCCAATGGCTGACTTCGACGGGTTGCCGATCCGGGACGAGCTGAAGAGCTTCGAGCCGTACGGCGCGCCGCAACTCGACGTACCGATCCTCCTCAACGTCAACGAGAACCCGTACCCGCCGAGCGAGGCGACCGTCGCGGACATCACCGCGTCGGTGGCCGAGGCAGCACGCGGGCTCAACCGCTACCCGGACCGCGAGTTCCTCGCCCTGCGCGCCGACCTCGCGGCGTACCTGGGCCGTGAGTCCGGAGCGCGACTGGTCGCCGAGCAGGTGTGGGCGGCCAACGGCTCCAACGAGGTGATGCTGCACCTGCTGCAGGCGTTCGGGGGACCAGGCCGTACCGCGTTGTCGTTCGCGCCCACCTACTCGATGTACCCGGAGTACGCGCGGGACACGAACACCGGCTGGGTCGTCGGGCGCCGGTCGCACGACTTCACGCTCGACCCGAGCAAGGCGCTCGCCGCGATCTCGCGGCACCGGCCGTCCGTAGTACTGCTCGCATCGCCGAACAACCCGACCGGTACGGCGTTGCCGATCGACCTGGTGGAGGCGGTGGCCGCCCGGACGAAGGCGATCGGTTCGGTCCTGGTGGTGGACGAGGCGTATGCGGAGTTCCGCCGGGCCGGTACGCCGAGCGCGGTCACGTTGCTGCCGTCGTACGGGAATCTGGCGGTCGCCCGGACGATGTCGAAGGCGTTCGCCCTGGCCGGCGGGCGCGTCGGTTATCTTGCCGCTAGCAAGCAATTGGTGGACGCGTTGCGGATCGTGCGGCTGCCGTATCACCTGTCCGCGGTGACCCAGGCGGTCGCGCGGGCGGCGCTGCGGCACTCGGACGAGCTGCTCGGCCGGGTCGACCAGCTCCGGGTGGAGCGGGACGAGACGGTGGAATGGCTGCGGGCGCAGGGTTTGCGCGCGGTCGATTCCGACGCGAACTTCGTGCTGTTCGGCACCTTCGCCGACCGGCACGCGGTCTGGCAGTCGCTGCTGGACGACGGTGTGCTGATCCGGGAGACCGGACCGGACGGCTGGCTGCGGGTGTCGATCGGCACCGGCGCTGAGATGGCCGCGTTCCGGGCGTCGCTGGAGAAGGTACTCAAGACAGAGGCAGGAAGGGTTTCATGAGCAGGACAGCCCGGATCGATCGGGAGACGAGCGAGTCGAAGGTGCTCGTCGAGCTCGACCTGGACGGCACCGGCCGCGCCGACATCACCACCGGCGTCGGCTTCTACGACCACATGCTGAACGCGCTGGCCAAGCACGCGCTGCTGGACCTGCACGTGAACACGGTCGGCGATCTCGAGATCGACGCGCACCACACCGTCGAGGACACTGCGATCGGCATCGGCCAGGCACTGAAGGAGGCGCTCGGCGACAAGCGCGGCATCCGGCGCTTCGGCGACGCGACCGTGCCGCTGGACGAGGCGCTCGTGCACTGCACGGTCGACCTGTCCGGCCGTCCGTACTGCGTGCACACCGGCGAGCCCGACGGCCAGGTGTACGCGATCATCGGTGGCGACTACGCCGGATCGCTGACCCAGCACGTCTTCGAGACGCTCGCGTTCAACGCGGCCATCTGCATCCACATCCGGGTGCTGTCCGGGCGCGACCCGCACCACATCGTCGAGGCGCAGTTCAAGGCCTTCGCGCGGGCGCTGCGGGACGCGGCCGAGCTGGATCCGCGTCAGCCGGGCATCCCGTCGACCAAGGGCGCTCTGTGAGCCCGAAGGTCGTCCTGCTCGACTACGGCTCCGGCAACATCCGCTCGGGGGAGCGCGCCCTGCAACGCGTCGGCGCCGACGTGACGGTCACGTCGTCCTTCGACGAGGCCGTGAACGCCGACGGCCTGCTGGTGCCGGGCGTCGGCGCTTTCGAGGCCTGTATGACGGGTCTGCGCGCCGTCCGAGGCGACGTCATCGTCGATCGCAGGCTCACCGCCAGCCGCCCGGTGCTCGGGATCTGCGTGGGCATGCAGATTCTGTTCTCCCGCGGAATCGAGCACGGCGTCGAGACCGAAGGCTGCGACCAATGGCCTGGTGTCGTCGAGCGGCTCCAGCCCGCGGGCGGCGAGCCGGTCCCGCACATGGGCTGGAACACGGTGGACGTGCCGTCGGGGAGCGCGCTCTTCGACGGCATCGAGAAGGAACGCTTCTACTTCGTCCACTCGTACGGCGTCCGCGAATGGGAACTGGTCGAGACCCGCGCCTCGGTGACCCCGGCCGTCACCTGGACGACCTACGGCTCGGACCGCTTCGTCGCAGCAGTCGAGAACGGCCCCCTCACCGCAACCCAGTTCCACCCCGAGAAGTCCGGCGATGCCGGCGCAGAACTCCTCTCCAACTGGGTCCGCTCGCTCTAGGCACCAACCCGCAGTACGGGCGGTTTCTGACACTCGTTCTCTTGCCGTGCTGCCGCTGCTGGGGTCGCAGTCAGCGTGGTGGGTTCCGTCGAGGCCCTCTTCACAGCGGAGCCGGCGCTCGGTACGTCCGGTCCGAAGGTCGGCTACGGCCCGATGATCCCCGACCCGGCCGGCATGCTCGACCTGCCGCATGGATTCAGCTACAAGATTGTCTCCAGGGAGGGCGTCGTTCGTCCTGACGGTCTGCAGACGCCGTCCCGGTTCGACGGGATGGGCACCTTCCCCGACCGCCATGGCGGTAACCGCCTGGTCCGCAACCACGAGTGCAGCCCGACCGCGACGATCAAGGTGGTCGCGCGGAAACCGAGCTCAGGGCCGGCGACAGCGGCTACACCAAGGATCACGGCTTCATCTTCGAGGTCGACCCGTACGACGACCGCCGCAACAATCACCCGACCCGCTGACGGCGATGGGCAGGTTCCAGCACGAGGCGGTTACAAACTCGAAGGCTGCTGGTGGGGCCAGTTGGACCGCTGCGTGTACTTCGTGTCGTCGTTCGCGCGCACCGAACTCGGCCCGAAGGTCGACCACGACGGCCAGGTCTGGCGCTTCGACCCGCGCGAGAAGACGCTGAAGCAGATGGTCATCTTCACCCGGCCGAAGCCCGGCTCGGACGACCCCGAGTTCGATGCCCCTGACAACATCACCATGTCGCCGTACGGCGGGCTGATGATGTGCGAGGACGGTCTCGGCGAACAGCACATCCTCGGCACCACCGAGGACGGCCAGGTCTTCAAATTCGCCGCAACCGGGTCAACAACGGGACCCCCGAAGACCCGGAGTACGGCGAACTGGCGGGCGCCGGCTTCTCCGCCGACGGCCGCACCATGTTCTTCAACGTCTACACGCCAGGTATCACCTACGCCGTCACCGGTCCCTGGCGCCGCCGCCGCTAGTACTACTTCCTCACCTCGGGCCCAAGCCTGAGGTGAGGAAGCCTCCGTGCTCATCGCGGTAGGAGCTGTCTACCGCGCTCCGCCGTGCGGCGGCTCTCAGGACGAGGCTTCGTAGCGGGTGGCGATCTCGGCAGCGCGGTTGCGCAGGGAGGTGCGCAACCATTGCGGGGCCAGGGCTTCTGCGCTCGTGGCGAGCTGCCATAGCGCCCATTCGGCGTGCCGTGAGTCCTGGAAGGTCACCTCCATCCGCAGCCAGCCGTCTGCGTCGACCTCCTCGGAGCGGACGGCCAGCGCAGTACCCATCAGGTCTTCCCGTCGCGCCGGGTTCAGTCGTACGAGCACGGCGACCTGGTCGTCGCCGGCCCGGAACCGCGTACTGCGTTCCTGCCAGGCCCTATCCAGATCGACCTGGTCCGGTCGCTGCGCGGGTTCGTCAAGTTCCTCGGCCGCCAGTACCCGCGACAATCGGTACGTCCGGTCCTCGCCAGATCTCGTGGCCAGCAAATAGCCCTGGTCGCGAACGATGACCAGGCCGATCGGGTCCACCGTGCGCCACTTCGGGGTCTGGTCCACAGCCGCGTAGTGGATCCGCAGCTTGTGTCCGGCGAAGACTGCGCTCCGGACCTGGGCCACTACGGCGCTGGGTGCCTCGTCGGCGACGACGCGGCGCGAGAGGAGGTCAGTCTCCGGGTCGATGAGCAGTCGCTGCACCGCGCCGGCCGCGGTGTCCCGATTGCCTTCGGGGAGTGCGTCGACCACCTTGAGCATGGCCGAAGCGAGCGCCGAGCCGAGGCCGAACGCCTGCGCACCGCGCCGCGATCCGGCAACCAGCAGCGCGAGCGCCTCGTCATGGTTCAGACCGGTGAGCTCTGTCTGGAATCCGGGCAGCAATGCGAACCCGCCGTGCCGGCCGCGTTCGGCGTAAACCGGGACGCCGGCTGCGGACAACGCTTCTATGTCGCGCAGCACGGTGCGGGTGGACACCTCCAGCTCGCGGGCCAGGGTGTCCGAGGACAGCTGACCGCGCTGGCGCAACAGCAGTACCAGCGAGACCAACCGGTCGGCGCGCATACGAAAACTCTACTGGAATACACGACACAGGGTGTCGTGATTCGTTGGCAGGCTGTTCGCGAGGAGCGGCTACCAAGCCGATGGATGTATGTACTTGTCGACGAATCGGATGGAGCTTGCTGTGGCAATGGAGCGAACGACGGTCAACCCGTGGACGTGGTCGGTGGAGCTGGGCTACAACCAGGGCGAGATCGTCTCCGGCCAGACCCGGACCCTGTACTGCGCCGGCCAGACCGCGATGAACGGCGAGGGCAAGCCCGAGCATGACGGTGACATGGCGGCCCAGTTGGCGCTGAGCCTAGACAACCTGGAGGCCATCCTCGGCGAGGCAGGCATGTCCCTCGCGAACCTCGTCCGGCTCAACGTCTACACCACCGACGTCGATCTACTCTTCCAGCACTATGGCGTACCGGCCTCACGCTTGGGCGCCGCCGGAGTGGCCCCGACCAGCACGATGCTCGGGGTGACCCGGCTGGCGATCCCCACCCTGATGGTCGAACTCGAGGGCACAGCCGTCGCATGATGCGCCCGAGCAGCAGGCAGACAGGTGATCTCCGGTGCTGAGGATGGTGACGATCGGCGTCTACGACTGCGACCCCGACTCGTTCCTGCAGGCGCTGCGGGACGCCGACGTCCGCCTGCTGCTCGACATACGCCAGCGCCGGGGCGTGCGCGGATCGGAGTACGCCTGGGCTAACTCCCGCCGGCTGCAGTCGGCGCTCGCCGATGCGGGGATCGCCTATGAACACCACCCGGAACTCGCCCCGACCACTGAGTTGCGCGAGGTCCAGTACGTCGAGGACGACCGCCAGGGCGTCGGCAAGCGCACGCGTCGCGAGCTTGCGGCCGAATTCACCCGCCGCTACACCACGGAGATCCTCGACCGCGCCGACCTCACACCGATCGTGTCGGCGCTGACGAGCAGTGGAACTGCAGCGCTGCTCCTGCGTCGAACGCGACCCCGAGGCTTGCCACCGCTCGCTGATCGCTCAGCGACTAGCCGAGCAGCACCACGTCACGATCGAGCACCTGCGCCCGTTGTGACGCATAGCGGTGGGCCGCACCGCCAGCACTCACCAAGCACTGTACGGCGGCGGATCTCCCGCCTGAGAGGACCCGGCCGCCTGACGGTGGGCGGTTTGGTGAGTGCTGGCGGTCCGCGCCAACTCGGTCGCGGCGATCGGAGGCTTCCGCGAAGCGGGTCGTAGTACACCCCGGGCACGGACGTTCGGGGGAACGTCCGTGCCCGGGACGGATCAGGGGGTGTCGATGACTATTGCGGCCTCCATTTCGAGGACTCGTTGGTAGTCGTCGTCGAGGGTGGCTGCGTCGCTGTGGATGAGGATCACCCAGGCCAGGCAGGTGAAGAGGTCGACCGTTTCGGGGACGATCGCGTCCTCTTCGTGCAGGATCTTCATCCAGTGGAAGGATTTCAGCGACTCGACGTCGGCGAAGACCTCGCGGTTGCGGAAGTAGCCTTCCCGTACGGCGGAGATGAAGATGCCGCGCAGGTGTTGCACCAGATCGAAGCTGTCTCGCACCTCACCCCGCACCCGATGCGCGACCGTCCGCTTGATGTGGTTGTCCCCGGTAGCCAACTCGCTGACCATCTGGTGACCACCACCGGCCGGCCGGGCCGCGACCTCGATCAGCCGGGGCCCATCGGCCGTCATCATCACCTCGGAGTGACCACAGCCGACGCGAATACCAACGGCATCCAATACCTGCTGCGTATAAGGCCACAACGCCAGTACTTCGGGGTCGTCCGCCGCGAGGAAGTCGATCCGGTGATAGATGCCGATCTTGTCGCCGCGACTCACCTTCGTGTAGCGGCAGACGTCGACGAGCGAGTGCACCCCGTCAACCGAATAGCTGTCGACCAGATACTCGGTACCGTCGGCATACTCCTGGATCAGGACCGCGTCGTTGGTGAGACCCATCTTGTTGGTCCGGCCGAGTACCTGGTCGAAGCGTTCCCGCCAGTTGCCGCCTTCGAAGACGATGTAGACCTCGTCGCCGGCGGCGCTCTTCGGCGGCTTGATCACCAGCCGTTTGCCGAGCAGGTCGTTCTCCTTCAGCCAGGTCTCGGCCTCGGCCGGGTCCGACGTCAGGAACTGCCGGAGCCGCGGAACACCTGCGGCAGAAAGCGCCTGGGCCATCTGCCACTTGTCGCGCCGCGCTGAGGCCAGCGAAGGAACGTTGCCGGTGCCGGGCACCAAAATCTCGGTGAGCTGGTCACAGAGCTCGACCCCACTCTCCGCCCCCGCCACCAAGTACTCCGGCGAGTAGACCCGCAACTCCGAAGCCAGTGCCTCGACGTCACCGGTGAAATAGTGCACGTGCTCGAAGTCGTCCGGGTGCCAGCTGGTCGTGTAGGCCGGTGGTGGTTCCAGGCCACTCAGTACTGCGACCGGCACCTGCCCGGCCTCCTTGAAGGCTGCCGGATATTCCTGCCCCGTGGACAACGGGTCCACGATGATCGTGTAGTTCGACATGAGGTCCTCCTACGAGCTCTCGCTCGGCAACGGCTCGCTGGCCGGGGTGATGTCCACTGCTGGTTCCTCTGCGGCTGTGGCTGCTCCGCTGGACATCCCGAAGTACGCGAAGACGATGCCGATCGCGCCGGCCACGCCGCACCAGACCCAGACCCGGGTACCGGCGTTGTTCCAGACCCACACACCGAGAAAAGGTCCCAGCGCGGAACCGAGGCCGAACATGGCATGCGCGGATCCGACGTACCGGCCGAGCAGTTTCGGGCGTTCTGCTGCGGCCATGCCCGGGTAGGCGAACATGGTCGGCCCGGCGATGATCTCCGCCAGCGTCCACAACAGCGTGCCGATCACGAAGATCGCGATGCCGCCCGGCAGGGCGTAGAACGCGAGTCCGCCACCGAGCAGGACGAAACCGATGATCGCGACGATCCGGGCCGGCCAGTGCTGGACCACCTTGGTGACCAGCAACTCGCAGGTGATCACGATGAAGCCGTTCAACGCGACGACCGCACTGAACCACCAGGTGGAAAAGCCTTCCGACTTCATGTGCAGCGGAAGGACCGCCAGGTACTGCATGTAGATCGCCGCGTTGATGAACATGCACGCCAGGAACAGCACGTACTTGTAGTCGCGCAGTACTGCGAGGTACCCGCCCTTCGGCTCGGCCGCGACCGAGTCGTCGACCGTGTCCGCGACCTCCGCCGTCTTGCGTCCAGGCAGCGCGATGATCGCCACTGCCGCGTACGCCAGCGCCGCAAGGGCTTCACCGATGAACAGCAGGTTCCACGAGATCGCGACCAGGGCCGCACCGATCAGCGGAGCTGCCGTCGTACCGAGGTTCATCGCCAGCCGGTAGACCGCGAAGATCATCACCTGACGATTCTTCGGTGTCAGCTCGGTCAGCAGGGCAGCCGAAGCCGGCCGGTAGAACTGCCCGACCGCGCCGGCCAGCGCGACCACCACAAGCACGGTCGCGTAGTTGGGCACGTAGGCGATCGCGAGGACGAAGCCCGCCATGCCGAACATGCTGATCATCACCGCGGCTCGCGGCCCGACCTTGTCCGACAGTGAGCCGCCGATGATCAGGCCGATCACCGAGCCGCCGCCGTAGATGCCCAGCGCCGTACCGGCCTGGACCTCGCTGAATCCCTTCGAGGTGGTCAGGAACAGCACCAGGAAGACCTGCAGGAACCAGCCGAGCTTGTTCACGAAGACGCCGACGAGCAGCGCCTTCACCGGCAGTGGCGCTTCCCGGATCGTCGACCAGATGCCCGTGCTCTCAGCCGAAGGGGCAGAGGCTGCGGTCATGACGACGACTCCTTCTGATGCCCTGACCAGCTCAGTGCCTTCTCGGCGGCGTCCAGTCCGGCCCGGCAGTCGTCCAGCGAGGTCGCCACCGCGGTCACATAAGCGATCCGTCCCCAGAGCGTGCCTTCCGGCGGGGGACTGGTGGTCGTCCCCGGCTCCATCAGTACGACGAGTTGGTCGATGGTCGCGGGCAGACCGGCCTCGTCGAACGCGACCGAGTCCAGCACGGTGTCGTTCTCGTCCACGTAGAAGAAGCGGACGCCACCGACCATCGCGCGATCCGGCACCAGCTCCGGGGTCCGGCCGCACGCCACCGCCGCGGCCGCGAGCCCCGGGTCGGCCCCGGTCGCCTGCAGACCGAGGTACGGGATCATGTCGCCGCCGATCCGGGCGTTGATCTCGATCACCTTCGGCCCGTCGGCCGTGATCATGATCTCTGTGTGCGTGACGCCGTCGCTGAACCCGATCGCGGCATGCGCGTCGACCAGCACCTTCATCAGCTCGTGGTCGGCGAGCAAGGGATCGGCCGCGTCGACGAAGTGCCCGACCTCCTCCGCGTACGGCGGGTAGCCGAGCTCCTTGCGGGCCAGGCAGAACGGCGTCACCTGGCCGTGGAAGATCGCCGAGTCGATGCTGATCTCGTACCCGTCGGCGAACTCCTCGACCAGCACCTTGACGTCGTAGTGCGGCGCCTCGGGCACGGTCGTGTCGTGCGCGAACTCCCAGTTGTCCTTCAGCTCCTCGGCCGAGTTCACCTTGACCACACCGAGGCTGGCGGCCAGCGCGCGCGGCTTCAGGATCACCGGGTAGCCGAGCTTGTCGGCCGTGACGAGCGCCTCGTCCACGGTGTCGACCAGGATCGACTGCGGCTGTGGGACGCCTCGCTCGGCGAGCGCAGTACGGGTGAGGTGTTTGTCCCGGCAGCGGTTGACCATGTCAACGTCGCCGCCCGGGAGGCCGAGCGTTTCGGCCACGTGGGCGGTCTGCAGGATGCGGGCCTCGTCCCAGCAGAGCACACCGTCGATCGGCTGGTCCGCGTGAAGCTTCTTCGCCGCGACGACCAGCGCCTCGGCGTCGAGCGTGCTCTCCAGCACGGTCCAGCCGTCGATGTACTCCTTCTCCCACGACGGTTCCGAGTGCAGGAACATGTGGATCCGGTACTGCGGGGCGATGGATCGCA
It encodes:
- the hisD gene encoding histidinol dehydrogenase → MIRRVDLRGRVAAGEVLDLQAVHELVPRALLDVEAALDVVRPICLDVRHRGLEAIKEYGEKFDHVRVEDLRVPAEALKTALEELDPAVRSAFEESIRRVREVSEDERGADVVSEPAPGGRVTQRLVPVQRVGLYVPGGRAPLASSVVMNVVPAQVAGVQSLAVASPPQKDFGGLPHPTVLAVCAMLGIEEVYAMGGSQAIAGFAYGFEGCRKVNLITGPGNIYVVAAKRFVQSEVGIDSEAGPTEIAVLADDTADAAHVAADLISQAEHDPMAASVLVTPSEALATAVEAELPKQVAKTKHRERVEEALGGQQSAVVLVDDLDQGTAVVDAYAAEHLEIQTVDAEERAALISNAGAIFVGGWSPVSLGDYCAGSNHVLPTAGCACHSSGLSVRSFLKAVHVINYSRQALAEVAQHVVNLAHAEDLPGHAAAVTARFPEAPAATSEPANG
- a CDS encoding histidinol-phosphate transaminase, with product MADFDGLPIRDELKSFEPYGAPQLDVPILLNVNENPYPPSEATVADITASVAEAARGLNRYPDREFLALRADLAAYLGRESGARLVAEQVWAANGSNEVMLHLLQAFGGPGRTALSFAPTYSMYPEYARDTNTGWVVGRRSHDFTLDPSKALAAISRHRPSVVLLASPNNPTGTALPIDLVEAVAARTKAIGSVLVVDEAYAEFRRAGTPSAVTLLPSYGNLAVARTMSKAFALAGGRVGYLAASKQLVDALRIVRLPYHLSAVTQAVARAALRHSDELLGRVDQLRVERDETVEWLRAQGLRAVDSDANFVLFGTFADRHAVWQSLLDDGVLIRETGPDGWLRVSIGTGAEMAAFRASLEKVLKTEAGRVS
- the hisB gene encoding imidazoleglycerol-phosphate dehydratase HisB, coding for MSRTARIDRETSESKVLVELDLDGTGRADITTGVGFYDHMLNALAKHALLDLHVNTVGDLEIDAHHTVEDTAIGIGQALKEALGDKRGIRRFGDATVPLDEALVHCTVDLSGRPYCVHTGEPDGQVYAIIGGDYAGSLTQHVFETLAFNAAICIHIRVLSGRDPHHIVEAQFKAFARALRDAAELDPRQPGIPSTKGAL
- the hisH gene encoding imidazole glycerol phosphate synthase subunit HisH, translating into MSPKVVLLDYGSGNIRSGERALQRVGADVTVTSSFDEAVNADGLLVPGVGAFEACMTGLRAVRGDVIVDRRLTASRPVLGICVGMQILFSRGIEHGVETEGCDQWPGVVERLQPAGGEPVPHMGWNTVDVPSGSALFDGIEKERFYFVHSYGVREWELVETRASVTPAVTWTTYGSDRFVAAVENGPLTATQFHPEKSGDAGAELLSNWVRSL
- a CDS encoding alkaline phosphatase PhoX is translated as MGSVEALFTAEPALGTSGPKVGYGPMIPDPAGMLDLPHGFSYKIVSREGVVRPDGLQTPSRFDGMGTFPDRHGGNRLVRNHECSPTATIKVVARKPSSGPATAATPRITASSSRSTRTTTAATITRPADGDGQVPARGGYKLEGCWWGQLDRCVYFVSSFARTELGPKVDHDGQVWRFDPREKTLKQMVIFTRPKPGSDDPEFDAPDNITMSPYGGLMMCEDGLGEQHILGTTEDGQVFKFAATGSTTGPPKTRSTANWRAPASPPTAAPCSSTSTRQVSPTPSPVPGAAAASTTSSPRAQA
- a CDS encoding helix-turn-helix transcriptional regulator — its product is MRADRLVSLVLLLRQRGQLSSDTLARELEVSTRTVLRDIEALSAAGVPVYAERGRHGGFALLPGFQTELTGLNHDEALALLVAGSRRGAQAFGLGSALASAMLKVVDALPEGNRDTAAGAVQRLLIDPETDLLSRRVVADEAPSAVVAQVRSAVFAGHKLRIHYAAVDQTPKWRTVDPIGLVIVRDQGYLLATRSGEDRTYRLSRVLAAEELDEPAQRPDQVDLDRAWQERSTRFRAGDDQVAVLVRLNPARREDLMGTALAVRSEEVDADGWLRMEVTFQDSRHAEWALWQLATSAEALAPQWLRTSLRNRAAEIATRYEASS
- a CDS encoding RidA family protein, with translation MERTTVNPWTWSVELGYNQGEIVSGQTRTLYCAGQTAMNGEGKPEHDGDMAAQLALSLDNLEAILGEAGMSLANLVRLNVYTTDVDLLFQHYGVPASRLGAAGVAPTSTMLGVTRLAIPTLMVELEGTAVA
- a CDS encoding DUF488 domain-containing protein; its protein translation is MVTIGVYDCDPDSFLQALRDADVRLLLDIRQRRGVRGSEYAWANSRRLQSALADAGIAYEHHPELAPTTELREVQYVEDDRQGVGKRTRRELAAEFTRRYTTEILDRADLTPIVSALTSSGTAALLLRRTRPRGLPPLADRSATSRAAPRHDRAPAPVVTHSGGPHRQHSPSTVRRRISRLRGPGRLTVGGLVSAGGPRQLGRGDRRLPRSGS
- a CDS encoding ATP-grasp domain-containing protein; amino-acid sequence: MSNYTIIVDPLSTGQEYPAAFKEAGQVPVAVLSGLEPPPAYTTSWHPDDFEHVHYFTGDVEALASELRVYSPEYLVAGAESGVELCDQLTEILVPGTGNVPSLASARRDKWQMAQALSAAGVPRLRQFLTSDPAEAETWLKENDLLGKRLVIKPPKSAAGDEVYIVFEGGNWRERFDQVLGRTNKMGLTNDAVLIQEYADGTEYLVDSYSVDGVHSLVDVCRYTKVSRGDKIGIYHRIDFLAADDPEVLALWPYTQQVLDAVGIRVGCGHSEVMMTADGPRLIEVAARPAGGGHQMVSELATGDNHIKRTVAHRVRGEVRDSFDLVQHLRGIFISAVREGYFRNREVFADVESLKSFHWMKILHEEDAIVPETVDLFTCLAWVILIHSDAATLDDDYQRVLEMEAAIVIDTP
- a CDS encoding MFS transporter, whose product is MTAASAPSAESTGIWSTIREAPLPVKALLVGVFVNKLGWFLQVFLVLFLTTSKGFSEVQAGTALGIYGGGSVIGLIIGGSLSDKVGPRAAVMISMFGMAGFVLAIAYVPNYATVLVVVALAGAVGQFYRPASAALLTELTPKNRQVMIFAVYRLAMNLGTTAAPLIGAALVAISWNLLFIGEALAALAYAAVAIIALPGRKTAEVADTVDDSVAAEPKGGYLAVLRDYKYVLFLACMFINAAIYMQYLAVLPLHMKSEGFSTWWFSAVVALNGFIVITCELLVTKVVQHWPARIVAIIGFVLLGGGLAFYALPGGIAIFVIGTLLWTLAEIIAGPTMFAYPGMAAAERPKLLGRYVGSAHAMFGLGSALGPFLGVWVWNNAGTRVWVWCGVAGAIGIVFAYFGMSSGAATAAEEPAVDITPASEPLPSESS
- a CDS encoding ATP-grasp domain-containing protein; translated protein: MTDEPIDRPHLLVVATGMRLFREYILRSIAPQYRIHMFLHSEPSWEKEYIDGWTVLESTLDAEALVVAAKKLHADQPIDGVLCWDEARILQTAHVAETLGLPGGDVDMVNRCRDKHLTRTALAERGVPQPQSILVDTVDEALVTADKLGYPVILKPRALAASLGVVKVNSAEELKDNWEFAHDTTVPEAPHYDVKVLVEEFADGYEISIDSAIFHGQVTPFCLARKELGYPPYAEEVGHFVDAADPLLADHELMKVLVDAHAAIGFSDGVTHTEIMITADGPKVIEINARIGGDMIPYLGLQATGADPGLAAAAVACGRTPELVPDRAMVGGVRFFYVDENDTVLDSVAFDEAGLPATIDQLVVLMEPGTTTSPPPEGTLWGRIAYVTAVATSLDDCRAGLDAAEKALSWSGHQKESSS